A window of the Gordonia humi genome harbors these coding sequences:
- a CDS encoding c-type cytochrome, whose protein sequence is MRSSPPSSPTPRDEAATPSRAKSRRKLRRRAAGTIFLLLGLVATGLIAGLLSPKPQVATADNLETSLITEGKQLYDTSCITCHGANLEGVEDRGPSLIGVGDAAVYFQVSTGRMPAARGEAQAQRKPAKFTEADIDKLGAYIQAMGGGPRPMYVTDDNGQIERDAQGFPRLQMDSLRGDDLGRGSELFRMNCASCHNFTGRGGALSGGKFAPPLTDVNPQQLYTAMLTGPQNMPKFSNRQLTVDEKKDIIGFIRYADSSNPSGGFGLGGFGPASEGVTMWVVGAAAIVAGAMWIGSRN, encoded by the coding sequence ATGAGATCATCTCCACCGAGTTCGCCGACGCCGCGCGACGAGGCTGCCACGCCGTCGCGCGCCAAGTCGCGTCGTAAGCTGCGACGTCGCGCCGCCGGAACCATCTTCCTCCTCCTCGGCCTCGTCGCCACCGGCCTCATCGCGGGCCTGTTGAGCCCGAAGCCTCAGGTCGCGACCGCCGACAACCTCGAGACCAGCCTGATCACCGAGGGCAAGCAGCTGTACGACACCTCGTGCATCACCTGTCACGGCGCGAACCTCGAAGGCGTCGAGGACCGCGGACCGTCCCTGATCGGCGTCGGCGACGCCGCCGTGTACTTCCAGGTGTCGACCGGTCGCATGCCCGCCGCTCGCGGTGAGGCTCAGGCGCAGCGCAAGCCCGCTAAGTTCACCGAGGCCGACATCGACAAGCTCGGCGCCTACATCCAGGCAATGGGCGGCGGCCCCCGCCCGATGTACGTCACCGACGACAACGGCCAGATCGAACGCGACGCACAGGGCTTCCCGCGCCTGCAGATGGACTCGCTGCGCGGCGACGACCTCGGTCGCGGATCCGAGCTGTTCCGCATGAACTGCGCGTCCTGCCACAACTTCACCGGTCGTGGCGGCGCCCTCTCGGGCGGTAAGTTCGCTCCTCCGCTGACCGACGTCAACCCGCAGCAGCTGTACACCGCGATGCTCACCGGTCCGCAGAACATGCCGAAGTTCTCCAACCGTCAGCTGACGGTCGACGAGAAGAAGGACATCATCGGCTTCATCCGCTACGCAGACTCGTCCAACCCCTCCGGTGGTTTCGGTCTCGGTGGTTTCGGTCCCGCCTCTGAGGGCGTGACCATGTGGGTTGTCGGCGCAGCGGCCATCGTCGCAGGCGCCATGTGGATTGGATCACGAAATTGA
- a CDS encoding ubiquinol-cytochrome c reductase iron-sulfur subunit: protein MSDSNKDIPSDEELAAMSQEDKVRLGTNLDGVEIIHRAERYPEPGTRAEKRSEFTVAAWFIIAGLLAIAGFALFIWNRWEFTMPEESGYWAYTLYTPLLGVTFGGAILALGFGVIQITKRFIPQEISVQDRHDGGSAEIDKVTIVAELKDAAETSTLGRRKVILGSAAFGLGALGIAGGVAAIGGFIKNPWAKGDDAPLWNTGWSPIFNETEGETVFLRRDTGNPYQVALVRPEDMDAGGMETVFPWRVSDGYGETEESRHKLLEGIRGIRNSVMLIRFRPEDNARVIKRRGQESFNYGDYYAYTKVCSHLGCPTSLYEQQTHRVLCPCHQSQFDALEFCKPVFGPAARALAQLPITVNNQGYLVANSTINGGDFIEPVGPAFWERKS, encoded by the coding sequence TTGAGCGATTCGAATAAGGACATCCCGTCCGACGAGGAACTCGCGGCGATGTCTCAGGAAGACAAGGTCCGTCTGGGGACGAATCTCGACGGCGTGGAGATCATCCACCGCGCCGAACGGTATCCCGAGCCGGGCACCAGGGCCGAGAAGCGGTCGGAGTTCACCGTCGCCGCGTGGTTCATCATCGCGGGTCTGCTCGCGATCGCCGGCTTCGCACTCTTCATCTGGAACCGGTGGGAGTTCACCATGCCGGAGGAGTCCGGCTACTGGGCGTACACCCTGTACACCCCGCTGCTCGGTGTCACCTTCGGCGGCGCGATCCTCGCGCTCGGCTTCGGCGTCATCCAGATCACCAAGCGGTTCATTCCGCAGGAGATCTCCGTGCAGGATCGTCACGACGGCGGATCCGCCGAGATCGACAAGGTCACGATCGTCGCCGAGCTCAAGGACGCCGCCGAGACGAGCACCCTCGGTCGTCGCAAGGTGATCCTCGGATCGGCCGCGTTCGGCCTCGGTGCGCTCGGCATCGCCGGCGGCGTCGCCGCGATCGGCGGGTTCATCAAGAATCCGTGGGCCAAGGGCGACGACGCTCCCCTGTGGAACACGGGTTGGTCGCCGATCTTCAACGAGACCGAAGGCGAGACCGTCTTCCTCCGTCGCGACACCGGCAATCCGTACCAGGTCGCGCTGGTCCGCCCGGAGGACATGGACGCCGGCGGCATGGAGACGGTGTTCCCCTGGCGCGTGTCCGACGGCTACGGCGAGACCGAGGAGTCACGTCACAAGCTCCTCGAAGGCATCCGCGGCATCCGCAACTCGGTCATGCTGATCCGTTTCCGCCCGGAGGACAATGCGCGGGTCATCAAGCGCCGCGGCCAGGAGAGCTTCAACTACGGCGACTACTACGCCTACACGAAGGTCTGCAGCCACCTCGGCTGCCCGACGTCGCTGTACGAGCAGCAGACGCATCGCGTCCTCTGCCCGTGCCACCAGTCGCAGTTCGACGCGCTCGAGTTCTGCAAGCCGGTCTTCGGACCCGCCGCACGTGCTCTGGCTCAGCTGCCTATCACTGTCAACAACCAGGGCTACCTGGTCGCCAACTCCACGATCAACGGTGGCGACTTCATCGAGCCCGTCGGACCGGCATTCTGGGAGCGTAAGTCATGA
- a CDS encoding cytochrome b — MTVADRLATQAEEVDSRYHLASGMRRQMNKVFPSHWSFMLGEVALYSFIVLLLSGTYLTLFFDPSMAHVQYDGAYQPLNGVTMSRAYETTLNLSFEVRGGLFVRQIHHWAALLFAASIILHMARIFFTGAFRRPREANWIIGCFLLLLAMFEGFFGYSLPDDLLSGTGIRAAMSGIVLSIPVVGTWIQWALFNGDFPGDIIIPRLYVLHILVFPAIILALIGAHLALVWYQKHTQFPGPGRTEKNVVGIRIMPVFAAKGGAFAAIVIGFLALMAGVFQINPVWNIGPYNPAQVSAGSQPDIYMMWTDGFARLMPAWELYLGNYTVPAVFWVVLIIGVIFALLFGYPWIEKKLTGDDAHHNLLQRPRDAPVRTAVGAMALAFYIILTVMCMNDIIALKFHVSLNATTWMGRIGLLVVPPLVYFITYRWALSLQRSDRGVLEHGIETGIIRRQPQGEYIEIHQPLGPVDDHGHPIPLPYEGAPLPKRMNKLGSAGSPGTGTVLVPDSQEEQAQNVRIAHEQHEAEKKALQELQSKGGNPLA; from the coding sequence ATGACAGTCGCCGATCGCCTCGCCACGCAGGCCGAAGAGGTGGACTCGCGGTACCACCTCGCTTCCGGCATGCGCCGCCAGATGAACAAGGTGTTCCCGAGTCACTGGTCGTTCATGCTCGGTGAGGTCGCCCTCTACAGCTTCATCGTTCTGCTGCTGTCGGGCACCTACCTCACGCTGTTCTTCGATCCGTCGATGGCGCACGTCCAGTACGACGGTGCGTATCAGCCGCTCAACGGCGTCACGATGAGTCGCGCGTACGAGACCACCCTGAACCTCTCGTTCGAGGTCCGCGGCGGGCTCTTCGTCCGCCAGATCCACCACTGGGCAGCGCTGCTGTTCGCGGCGTCGATCATCCTGCACATGGCCCGTATCTTCTTCACCGGCGCCTTCCGTCGCCCGCGTGAGGCGAACTGGATCATCGGCTGCTTCCTGCTGCTGCTGGCGATGTTCGAGGGCTTCTTCGGATACTCGCTCCCGGACGACCTGCTCTCGGGTACCGGCATCCGCGCCGCGATGAGCGGCATCGTGTTGTCGATTCCCGTGGTCGGCACCTGGATCCAGTGGGCGCTGTTCAACGGCGACTTCCCGGGCGACATCATCATTCCGCGCCTGTACGTGCTGCACATCCTGGTGTTCCCGGCGATCATCCTCGCCCTGATCGGCGCGCACCTCGCGCTGGTCTGGTACCAGAAGCACACCCAGTTCCCCGGCCCGGGTCGCACCGAGAAGAACGTCGTCGGCATCCGCATCATGCCGGTCTTCGCGGCCAAGGGCGGGGCGTTCGCCGCGATCGTCATCGGATTCCTCGCTCTGATGGCCGGCGTCTTCCAGATCAACCCGGTGTGGAACATCGGTCCGTACAACCCGGCTCAGGTCTCGGCCGGTTCGCAGCCCGACATCTACATGATGTGGACGGACGGCTTCGCGCGACTGATGCCCGCATGGGAGCTCTACCTGGGCAACTACACCGTTCCGGCCGTGTTCTGGGTGGTTCTGATCATCGGTGTCATCTTCGCTCTGCTCTTCGGGTACCCGTGGATCGAGAAGAAGCTCACCGGCGACGACGCCCACCACAACCTGCTGCAGCGTCCGCGTGACGCCCCGGTCCGCACCGCGGTGGGTGCGATGGCTCTGGCGTTCTACATCATCCTCACGGTGATGTGTATGAACGACATCATCGCGCTGAAGTTCCATGTGTCGCTCAACGCGACGACGTGGATGGGACGCATCGGCCTGCTGGTGGTCCCGCCGCTGGTGTACTTCATCACCTATCGGTGGGCTCTCTCGCTGCAGCGCAGCGACCGCGGTGTCCTCGAACACGGTATCGAGACCGGTATCATCCGTCGTCAGCCGCAGGGCGAGTACATCGAGATCCATCAGCCGCTCGGCCCGGTCGACGACCACGGCCACCCGATCCCGCTCCCGTACGAGGGCGCTCCGCTGCCGAAGCGTATGAACAAGCTCGGCTCCGCGGGTTCGCCCGGCACCGGTACCGTCCTGGTTCCGGACTCGCAGGAGGAGCAGGCTCAGAACGTGCGCATCGCGCACGAGCAGCACGAGGCCGAGAAGAAGGCCCTGCAGGAGTTGCAGAGCAAGGGCGGAAACCCGCTCGCCTGA